From the genome of Candidatus Buchananbacteria bacterium, one region includes:
- the rnk gene encoding nucleoside diphosphate kinase regulator produces MNRKIYITRQDYEKLNKMLDEKLKLGNEKYISALAAELAKCEIVEPSDISRDVVIMNSRVSFRILDDNSEMTYSLVFPDEADINSGKISILSPIGTALIGYGVGDIVEWEVPSGIARIKIEAVEHQN; encoded by the coding sequence ATGAATCGAAAAATTTATATCACCCGCCAAGATTACGAAAAATTAAATAAAATGCTTGACGAAAAGCTTAAGCTTGGTAATGAAAAATATATTTCAGCCTTAGCGGCTGAGTTAGCCAAGTGTGAAATAGTAGAACCGTCAGATATCTCTAGGGATGTGGTAATAATGAATTCCCGGGTTTCTTTTAGAATATTGGATGATAATTCGGAGATGACTTATTCGTTGGTGTTTCCTGACGAGGCCGATATCAACAGCGGAAAAATATCAATCCTTTCGCCGATTGGTACTGCTTTAATTGGGTATGGCGTGGGGGATATTGTTGAATGGGAAGTGCCCTCAGGTATCGCGCGGATAAAAATTGAAGCAGTGGAACATCAAAACTGA
- a CDS encoding MFS transporter, whose product MFDKKTVGKIIRTLIISDFFLFFAVGLLAPIFAVYILENIENRLEVIGYAVSCYWITRVIMVIPLSRVMDNIKGEFDEYFFMIIGTFLISAIPLFYIIASAPWHIYVLQIINGFAHSMAVPAWRIVFTNNVDKSIVGFEWSLEDVGVGIATASSAAIGAIVADRFGFNVLFGLIFLFGTISSLILLTLNKSKQSILRSFLGGQTHDKGPLKIDTFK is encoded by the coding sequence ATGTTCGACAAAAAAACAGTTGGTAAGATTATTCGTACTTTGATTATCTCCGATTTCTTTTTATTTTTTGCAGTTGGTTTATTGGCTCCCATATTCGCGGTGTATATTCTTGAGAATATTGAAAACAGATTAGAAGTTATCGGGTACGCCGTATCATGCTACTGGATTACCAGGGTAATCATGGTGATTCCGTTAAGTCGGGTGATGGACAACATTAAGGGAGAATTTGATGAATATTTTTTTATGATTATCGGTACGTTTTTGATTTCAGCAATTCCGCTGTTTTATATTATTGCTTCCGCGCCCTGGCATATTTATGTGTTGCAAATTATAAATGGGTTTGCCCATTCAATGGCAGTACCGGCTTGGCGCATAGTTTTTACCAATAATGTTGATAAAAGCATTGTTGGTTTTGAGTGGTCATTAGAGGATGTCGGGGTTGGGATTGCCACGGCATCAAGCGCCGCCATTGGCGCTATTGTGGCTGATCGTTTTGGTTTTAACGTGTTGTTTGGCTTAATATTTTTATTTGGAACGATTAGCTCTTTAATTCTTCTAACTCTTAATAAAAGCAAGCAATCAATTTTGCGAAGTTTCCTTGGCGGCCAGACTCATGATAAAGGACCTTTGAAAATTGACACTTTTAAATAA